A window from Desulfotignum phosphitoxidans DSM 13687 encodes these proteins:
- the upp gene encoding uracil phosphoribosyltransferase, whose product MAVFVGDHPLIKHKLGLMRKKDISTKDFRELSSEVARLLTYEATKHLATEKKTVEGWAGPVEIEGIKGKKITIVPILRAGLGMMDGVLDLIPSAKVSVVGFYRDEQTLTPVQYYVKTASAMEERIALILDPMLATGGTLIATIDLLKQAGCTKIMGLFLVAAPEGIARLEEKHPDVDIYTASVDERLNEVGYILPGLGDAGDKIFGTK is encoded by the coding sequence ATGGCTGTTTTTGTGGGGGACCATCCCCTCATCAAGCATAAACTGGGGCTCATGCGCAAAAAAGATATTTCCACCAAGGATTTCAGGGAGTTGTCCTCCGAGGTGGCAAGGCTGCTGACCTATGAGGCCACCAAACACCTGGCCACGGAAAAGAAAACCGTGGAAGGGTGGGCCGGTCCGGTGGAGATCGAAGGGATCAAGGGGAAGAAAATCACCATTGTGCCGATTCTGCGGGCCGGACTGGGCATGATGGACGGGGTCCTGGACCTGATCCCCTCGGCCAAGGTCAGCGTGGTGGGGTTTTACCGGGATGAACAGACCCTGACCCCGGTGCAGTATTACGTCAAAACCGCATCCGCCATGGAAGAGCGTATCGCATTGATCCTGGACCCCATGCTGGCCACGGGCGGCACCCTGATCGCCACCATTGACCTGCTCAAACAGGCCGGGTGCACCAAAATCATGGGGTTGTTTCTGGTAGCGGCCCCGGAAGGCATTGCCCGGCTGGAAGAAAAACATCCGGATGTGGACATCTACACGGCTTCCGTGGACGAGCGTCTCAATGAGGTGGGCTATATTCTGCCGGGCCTGGGCGATGCCGGAGACAAGATTTTCGGCACCAAATAA
- a CDS encoding MFS transporter: protein MTKPLHYGWMIVFTGTMVLFSCLGLGRFALGMLLPSMGLSLELSYSQMGLIGTGNFAGYMASVILAGVVARSIGARNTIAFGLVLVGGSILGMSRSGGFVPLMVLYVVTGVGSGLANVPLMGLVSHWFKKDTRGRAAGLMLTGNGLAIVFSGLMVPWINADLGPEGWRTGWLVIGVISLGVAVISAVLLRNDPADMGLDPVGRPDPVPATENDAPASTFSASKSPHRWTMVHLGCIYLFFGATYVVYATFIVTSLVDERGFGEGTAGTFWAAVGALSIFSGPLFGWLSDRMGRKITIIGVYLLFTISYALAGANLSLPFLYVSIGIFGLAVWSIPTIMSAAVGDYMGPRLAVRAFGFITLFFGAGQIVGPMLAGMLADAFGSFSPAFFLCAFLTACGASLTFFLK, encoded by the coding sequence ATGACAAAACCGTTGCACTACGGGTGGATGATTGTTTTCACCGGCACCATGGTCCTGTTTTCCTGCCTGGGACTGGGCCGGTTCGCTTTGGGCATGCTGCTGCCCTCCATGGGGCTTTCCCTGGAATTGTCCTATTCCCAGATGGGCCTGATCGGCACGGGGAATTTTGCCGGATACATGGCCTCCGTGATCCTGGCCGGTGTGGTGGCCCGGAGCATCGGGGCCCGGAATACCATTGCATTCGGGCTGGTTCTGGTGGGCGGATCGATTCTGGGCATGAGCCGGTCCGGCGGATTTGTGCCGCTCATGGTGCTGTATGTCGTGACCGGTGTGGGGTCGGGCCTGGCCAATGTGCCGTTGATGGGCCTGGTTTCCCACTGGTTTAAAAAAGATACCCGGGGCCGGGCCGCCGGACTCATGCTCACTGGCAACGGCCTGGCCATCGTATTTTCCGGATTGATGGTTCCCTGGATCAACGCGGACCTGGGACCTGAAGGGTGGCGCACCGGATGGCTGGTGATCGGGGTGATCTCTCTGGGTGTGGCCGTCATCAGTGCCGTGCTGTTGAGAAATGATCCGGCAGACATGGGCCTGGACCCGGTGGGGCGGCCCGATCCGGTCCCGGCGACGGAAAATGATGCCCCGGCCAGCACTTTTTCTGCTTCCAAATCCCCGCATCGATGGACCATGGTGCATCTGGGGTGTATTTATCTGTTTTTCGGTGCCACCTATGTGGTGTATGCCACGTTTATCGTTACTTCGCTGGTGGATGAGCGAGGATTCGGCGAAGGCACGGCCGGCACGTTCTGGGCTGCCGTGGGGGCATTGTCCATTTTTTCCGGTCCGTTGTTCGGGTGGCTGTCCGACCGGATGGGACGGAAAATCACCATCATCGGGGTGTATCTGTTGTTCACGATTTCCTATGCCCTGGCCGGGGCCAATCTGTCCCTGCCGTTTCTGTATGTTTCCATCGGTATTTTCGGGCTGGCCGTGTGGAGCATTCCCACCATCATGTCCGCGGCCGTGGGAGACTATATGGGCCCCCGCCTGGCCGTCCGGGCGTTCGGGTTCATTACCCTGTTCTTCGGGGCCGGACAGATTGTCGGACCCATGCTGGCAGGCATGCTGGCCGACGCGTTCGGCAGTTTTTCCCCGGCGTTTTTTCTGTGTGCATTTCTCACTGCCTGCGGCGCCTCCCTGACCTTTTTCCTCAAATAG
- a CDS encoding uracil-xanthine permease family protein, with protein MSVSSSSSTEYHFQVKDCFLGAQMLFVAFGALVLVPLLTGLDPNVALFTAGLGTLVFQVITKGKVPVFLASSFAFIAPIIYGVQTWGIPGTMCGLAAAGVVYIILSLLVRWQGGDAIRRVLPPVVTGPVIMVIGLILAPVAVHMTMGKTGDGAMVLFPQTSAMIVGLAALATTILVSILGKGILRLIPILCGIAVGYVLSLFFGFVDFSPLFTAAWFSMPAFTFPEWNLAAVFYIVPIAIAPAIEHFGDVVAVSGVTGKDYLKDPGIKNTMLGDGVATSIASVLGGPPNTTYSEVTGAVALTKVFNPAIMTWAAIAAILLAFVGKLGALLQTIPTPVMGGIMLLLFGAIMVVGLNTLVRSGDDLMEARNLAIVALILIFGIGGMSFSAGQFQLQGIGLAGILGVLLNLVLPQPRK; from the coding sequence ATGTCTGTATCCAGTTCATCATCCACGGAATATCATTTTCAGGTTAAAGATTGTTTTTTAGGGGCCCAGATGCTGTTTGTGGCGTTCGGGGCACTGGTCCTGGTCCCGCTGCTCACGGGCCTGGACCCCAATGTGGCGTTGTTCACGGCCGGGCTGGGCACCCTGGTGTTCCAGGTGATCACCAAAGGGAAAGTGCCGGTGTTTCTGGCCTCATCCTTTGCGTTTATCGCGCCCATCATCTACGGGGTCCAGACCTGGGGAATCCCGGGAACCATGTGCGGCCTGGCGGCGGCCGGGGTGGTGTATATCATTTTGAGCCTGCTGGTACGGTGGCAGGGCGGGGATGCCATCCGCCGGGTGCTGCCGCCCGTGGTCACAGGACCGGTCATTATGGTGATCGGGCTGATCCTGGCCCCGGTGGCCGTGCACATGACCATGGGTAAAACCGGGGACGGCGCCATGGTGCTGTTTCCCCAGACCTCCGCCATGATCGTGGGCCTGGCGGCCCTGGCCACCACGATTCTGGTATCCATCCTGGGCAAGGGGATTCTGCGGCTGATCCCGATTCTGTGCGGCATTGCCGTGGGGTATGTGCTGTCGCTGTTTTTCGGGTTTGTGGATTTTTCACCGCTGTTTACGGCCGCCTGGTTTTCCATGCCGGCGTTCACGTTTCCGGAATGGAACCTGGCCGCCGTGTTTTATATCGTGCCCATTGCCATTGCCCCGGCCATTGAACATTTCGGGGATGTGGTGGCCGTATCCGGGGTGACGGGCAAAGATTATCTCAAGGACCCGGGCATCAAAAACACCATGCTCGGGGACGGCGTGGCCACCAGTATCGCCTCGGTGCTGGGCGGACCCCCCAACACCACCTATTCTGAAGTGACCGGTGCCGTGGCCCTGACCAAAGTGTTCAACCCGGCCATCATGACCTGGGCCGCCATCGCCGCCATCCTGCTGGCGTTTGTAGGCAAGCTGGGGGCGTTGCTCCAGACCATTCCCACCCCGGTCATGGGCGGGATCATGCTGCTTTTGTTCGGTGCCATCATGGTGGTGGGTCTCAATACCCTGGTGAGATCCGGGGATGACCTCATGGAAGCCCGGAACCTGGCCATTGTGGCCCTGATCCTGATTTTCGGCATTGGCGGCATGAGTTTTTCCGCCGGCCAGTTTCAGCTCCAGGGCATCGGCCTGGCCGGTATCCTGGGGGTGTTACTTAACCTGGTACTGCCCCAGCCCCGAAAGTAG